Proteins from a single region of Gordonia hongkongensis:
- a CDS encoding amidohydrolase family protein encodes MARHYRGTDPLTSEPVEFWVSDDTISLTAVPDAETAVDGGWILPGLVDAHNHVGIAPGLGVDIEQARGYAYADARAGTLLIREVGSPLDTHPLDDDPACPRFIRSGKHIARPKRYLRDYGVDLDDPDELAAEVARQAQAGDGWVKIVGDWIDREVGDLAPLWTRAQIEAAVAVAHEHGARITAHVFGTDALVDLIGAGVDCIEHGTGLTPDLVDQLVDRSIALVPTMIQVENFPGIADGAERFPTYAAHMRALHAGAPAVFAAAREAGVAIFAGTDAGGFVEHGRIVDEIEALSDVGLGPAGAIAAASTNARAWLGADLLEDGHRADFVVYADNPCDDLGTLRHPVAVVSSGRHLV; translated from the coding sequence ATGGCCCGCCACTACCGGGGCACCGATCCGCTCACGTCCGAACCGGTCGAGTTCTGGGTGTCCGACGACACCATCAGCCTCACCGCGGTTCCCGACGCCGAGACGGCAGTCGACGGTGGCTGGATTCTGCCGGGCCTCGTCGACGCCCACAATCATGTGGGGATCGCGCCGGGCCTCGGGGTCGACATCGAGCAGGCCCGTGGGTACGCCTACGCCGATGCGCGCGCAGGCACCCTGCTGATCCGCGAGGTCGGGTCGCCGCTCGACACGCACCCACTCGACGACGACCCCGCTTGCCCGCGCTTCATCCGCTCGGGCAAGCACATCGCCCGGCCCAAGCGGTATCTGCGCGACTACGGCGTCGACCTCGACGATCCGGACGAACTCGCGGCCGAGGTGGCCCGGCAGGCGCAGGCCGGCGACGGCTGGGTGAAGATCGTGGGCGACTGGATCGACCGCGAGGTCGGCGACCTGGCCCCGTTGTGGACCCGTGCACAGATAGAGGCGGCGGTGGCGGTGGCGCACGAGCACGGCGCCCGGATCACCGCGCACGTCTTCGGAACCGATGCTCTCGTCGACCTGATCGGGGCCGGAGTCGATTGCATCGAGCACGGCACCGGGCTGACTCCCGATCTCGTCGACCAGCTCGTCGACCGCTCGATCGCGTTGGTGCCCACCATGATCCAGGTCGAGAACTTTCCCGGGATCGCCGACGGCGCCGAACGCTTCCCGACCTACGCCGCCCACATGCGCGCCCTGCATGCGGGCGCCCCGGCGGTGTTCGCCGCCGCGCGTGAGGCCGGCGTCGCGATCTTCGCCGGGACCGACGCGGGCGGATTCGTCGAGCACGGACGCATCGTCGACGAGATCGAGGCGCTCTCGGACGTGGGCCTGGGCCCGGCGGGTGCGATTGCGGCGGCGTCGACGAATGCGCGCGCCTGGCTGGGCGCCGACCTCCTGGAGGACGGTCACCGCGCCGACTTCGTCGTGTACGCGGACAACCCGTGCGACGACCTGGGCACGTTGCGACACCCGGTAGCAGTGGTGTCGTCTGGTCGCCACCTCGTGTGA
- a CDS encoding YbaB/EbfC family nucleoid-associated protein gives MQGYSAMVEELDRQRTELERVRKSLSQLTSRATSHDRLVAVTVDARGRAVDITIEPSAMRRYRADQLSALLTTLIAEADTALRTRSADILSGAPDLPIDYADARLDSVVADDRP, from the coding sequence ATGCAGGGGTATTCGGCCATGGTCGAGGAACTCGACCGGCAGCGCACCGAACTCGAACGGGTCCGGAAGTCGTTGTCGCAGCTGACCTCCCGGGCGACCAGTCACGACCGGCTCGTCGCGGTGACGGTCGACGCGCGCGGCCGTGCGGTGGACATCACGATCGAACCCTCCGCAATGCGTCGATACCGCGCGGATCAACTGTCCGCCCTGCTGACCACGCTGATCGCCGAGGCGGACACCGCGCTGCGCACCAGATCCGCCGACATCCTCTCCGGCGCACCGGATCTGCCGATCGACTACGCCGACGCCCGCCTCGACAGTGTGGTCGCCGATGACCGACCCTGA
- a CDS encoding [protein-PII] uridylyltransferase encodes MEAVVSAADLAKTRRQLTESGRSGKLDAPALRQVLVDLHEFWLTSKGAELGIKPHSGFAIVAVGGLGRGEMLPYSDLDLILLHDDMPAERVSEVADGLWYPLWDANIPLDHSVRTVPQALQVAGDDVTAALGLLEARHIAGDEDLSTLLIGGVRQQWRNDIRNRFPEVVTHAQDRWRRAGDIAHRAEPDLKSGRGGLRDVQLLGALAIAQLTSGMASLRPDSPGAGPQVAYTRLLDIRTELHRIAGRPREHVQAQDADEIGAALRIGDRFDLARVISDSARTISYSIDVGLRTAGNALPRRGLAKLRRSPLRRPLDEGVVEHSGEIVLARNAIPSKDPGLILRVAAASARTGLPISASTLSRLADYAPELREPWPAEALSDLLVLLSSGHHMVDPIEALDRTGLWGRLLPEWGAVRDLPPRDAIHTWTVDRHLVETAAYASAMTTRVSRPDLLVLGALIHDLGKGRGADHSIVGADLAVQVGNRFGLWPQDVAILSDMVRHHLLLPQVATRRDLDDPATAESVADTLGHNRVLLELLAALAEADSLATGPGVWGEWKASLIHDLVRRSMRLIDGEEPSAPEPLTAEDLATAAEGDYAVRLVRADGQHTYRVTMVAPDQPGLLSKMAGVLALGGLRSHSACAQSADGKAINSFLVVPMFGSPPDAGLLRQQLIAAVDGKIDVLARLDARERDSPIPTIGTVTTIPGTVVTIGASAGSTDPEVDGAGHPKNAVPALFAVAPPRVTWLDAPEGEAVLEVRSDDRIGLLSRVSAILERHGADIRWAKVATLGATGVDIFGLRLATDTEDARAKLAEAVVAVCPPPQPAREEDGDGPQSYGGTGRSGVPIS; translated from the coding sequence TTGGAGGCAGTCGTAAGCGCCGCAGACCTGGCCAAGACCCGACGGCAACTCACCGAATCCGGCCGATCGGGAAAACTCGACGCACCGGCATTGCGCCAGGTGCTCGTCGACCTGCACGAATTCTGGCTGACCAGCAAGGGCGCGGAACTCGGCATCAAGCCGCACAGCGGGTTCGCGATCGTCGCCGTGGGCGGACTCGGTCGCGGTGAGATGCTCCCGTATTCCGACCTCGATCTGATCCTGCTGCACGACGACATGCCCGCCGAGCGGGTGTCCGAGGTCGCCGACGGACTCTGGTACCCGTTGTGGGACGCCAACATCCCGCTCGACCACAGTGTGCGGACGGTGCCGCAGGCGCTGCAGGTCGCCGGCGACGACGTCACCGCGGCCCTCGGCCTCCTCGAGGCGCGCCACATAGCCGGCGACGAGGATCTGTCCACGTTGCTGATCGGCGGGGTCCGCCAGCAGTGGCGCAACGACATCCGCAATCGGTTCCCCGAGGTGGTCACGCACGCGCAGGACCGCTGGCGGCGAGCCGGCGACATCGCACATCGCGCCGAACCCGACCTCAAGAGCGGCCGGGGCGGCCTGCGTGACGTCCAGCTCCTGGGGGCGCTGGCGATCGCCCAGCTCACCAGCGGGATGGCGAGCCTGCGACCCGATTCGCCCGGTGCCGGACCGCAGGTCGCCTACACGCGGCTCCTCGACATCCGTACCGAACTGCACCGCATCGCCGGGCGTCCCCGCGAGCACGTGCAGGCCCAGGACGCCGACGAGATCGGGGCGGCCCTCCGGATCGGGGACCGGTTCGATCTCGCCCGCGTCATCAGCGACTCGGCCCGCACCATCAGCTACTCCATCGACGTCGGCCTGCGGACCGCGGGCAACGCCCTGCCGCGTCGCGGTCTTGCCAAGCTGCGGCGTTCGCCGCTGCGCCGTCCGCTCGACGAGGGCGTCGTCGAGCACAGCGGAGAGATCGTGTTGGCGCGCAACGCGATTCCGAGCAAAGACCCGGGACTCATCTTGCGGGTGGCCGCCGCGTCGGCCCGAACCGGCCTCCCGATCAGCGCGTCGACGCTGAGCAGGCTGGCCGACTACGCGCCGGAACTGCGTGAGCCGTGGCCGGCCGAAGCACTCAGCGACCTGCTGGTCCTGCTCAGTTCGGGACATCACATGGTCGACCCGATCGAGGCACTCGACCGCACCGGCCTGTGGGGCCGGCTCCTGCCGGAATGGGGTGCGGTGCGCGACCTCCCGCCGCGCGATGCCATCCACACCTGGACCGTCGACCGGCATCTCGTGGAAACCGCGGCGTACGCGAGTGCGATGACCACCCGGGTGTCCCGGCCCGACCTGCTCGTCCTCGGTGCGTTGATCCATGACCTCGGCAAGGGCCGGGGTGCCGACCACAGCATCGTCGGCGCCGATCTGGCGGTTCAGGTCGGCAATCGGTTCGGGCTCTGGCCGCAGGATGTGGCGATCCTCTCCGACATGGTGCGGCACCACCTGCTGCTGCCGCAGGTCGCCACCCGCCGGGACCTCGACGACCCGGCCACCGCCGAGTCGGTCGCCGACACCCTGGGACACAACCGGGTGCTGTTGGAACTGCTTGCCGCACTTGCCGAAGCGGATTCGCTGGCCACCGGCCCGGGGGTGTGGGGGGAGTGGAAGGCCTCGCTCATCCACGACCTCGTCCGCCGGTCGATGCGACTCATCGACGGCGAAGAGCCGAGCGCGCCCGAGCCGCTGACGGCCGAGGACCTGGCCACGGCGGCGGAAGGGGACTACGCGGTCCGGCTCGTCCGGGCCGACGGACAACACACGTACCGCGTCACCATGGTGGCGCCGGATCAACCCGGCCTGCTGTCGAAGATGGCCGGGGTCCTCGCCCTGGGCGGGTTGCGGTCCCACTCGGCGTGTGCCCAGAGCGCCGACGGGAAGGCGATCAACTCGTTCCTGGTCGTCCCGATGTTCGGCAGTCCGCCCGATGCCGGCCTGCTGCGCCAGCAGCTGATCGCGGCCGTCGACGGCAAGATCGATGTCCTCGCGCGGCTCGACGCGCGCGAGCGGGACTCACCGATCCCGACGATCGGCACCGTCACCACGATTCCCGGCACCGTGGTGACCATCGGCGCCAGCGCCGGGAGCACCGATCCCGAGGTCGACGGGGCCGGGCATCCGAAGAACGCGGTACCCGCGCTCTTCGCCGTGGCGCCACCGCGGGTGACGTGGCTGGACGCCCCGGAGGGGGAAGCGGTGCTGGAGGTCCGTTCCGACGACCGGATCGGCCTGCTCAGCCGGGTCAGTGCCATCCTGGAACGCCACGGCGCCGACATCCGGTGGGCCAAGGTGGCGACCCTGGGCGCCACCGGGGTCGACATCTTCGGCCTGCGGCTGGCGACCGACACCGAGGACGCACGGGCAAAGCTGGCCGAGGCCGTCGTCGCGGTCTGCCCGCCGCCGCAGCCGGCGCGCGAGGAGGACGGCGACGGACCGCAGTCCTACGGCGGGACGGGACGGTCCGGAGTGCCGATCTCCTAG
- a CDS encoding P-II family nitrogen regulator, translating into MKLITAIVKPFTLEDVKAGLEQAGILGMTVSEVQGYGRQKGHTEVYRGAEYSVDFVPKVRVEVVVDDAAVDKVVDVIVEAARTGKIGDGKVWVSPVESVVRVRTGERGGDAL; encoded by the coding sequence ATGAAGCTGATCACTGCAATCGTCAAGCCGTTCACGCTCGAGGATGTCAAAGCCGGGTTGGAGCAGGCCGGCATCCTGGGCATGACCGTGAGTGAGGTCCAGGGCTACGGCCGCCAGAAGGGTCACACCGAGGTCTATCGCGGCGCCGAGTACTCGGTCGACTTCGTACCCAAGGTCCGCGTCGAGGTCGTGGTGGACGACGCCGCCGTGGACAAGGTCGTCGACGTGATCGTCGAGGCCGCCCGGACCGGCAAGATCGGTGACGGCAAGGTGTGGGTCTCGCCGGTCGAGTCCGTGGTTCGCGTCCGAACCGGCGAGCGCGGTGGCGACGCACTGTAG
- the ffh gene encoding signal recognition particle protein, producing the protein MFDSLSDRLTGALKDLRGKGRLSDADIDRTCREIRLALLEADVSLAVVRSFIARIKERAKGAEVSAALNPAQTVVKIVNEELIGILGGETRRVRFAKNPPTVIMLAGLQGAGKTTLAGKLGNWLKQQGHTPLLVACDLQRPGAVSQLQIVGERAGVPVFAPHPGTSVGGEGVLGVTSGDPVSVAQAGVDEARSKHYDVVVIDTAGRLGIDAELMKQASDIRDATSPDEVLFVVDAMIGQDAVTTAEAFQEGVGFTGVVLTKLDGDARGGAALSVREVTGQPIMFASSGEKLEDFDVFHPDRMASRILGMGDVLSLIEQAEQHWDAQQAEAAAAKITQGELTLEDFLEQMLMIRKMGPIGNILGMLPGAGQMKDVLSQVDDKQLDRVQAIIRGMTPAERDNPKIINASRRIRIANGSGVTVSEVNQLVDRFFEARKMMAQMSGRMGMGAMNRKSNRKGKKGKKGKSRGPTPPKAARGGFPGMPGGMPAGFPDLSNMPAGLDQLPPGLEGIDVSQFQQPKKKK; encoded by the coding sequence ATGTTCGATTCCCTCTCCGACCGGTTGACCGGTGCCCTGAAGGATCTGCGTGGCAAGGGGCGGCTGTCCGACGCCGACATCGACCGCACCTGCCGCGAGATCCGGCTCGCCCTGCTCGAGGCGGACGTCTCGCTCGCGGTGGTCCGGTCCTTCATCGCCCGGATCAAGGAGCGCGCCAAGGGTGCCGAGGTCTCCGCGGCACTCAACCCGGCGCAGACGGTCGTCAAGATCGTCAACGAGGAACTCATCGGAATCCTCGGCGGGGAGACGCGGCGGGTGCGGTTCGCCAAGAACCCCCCGACCGTCATCATGTTGGCCGGTCTCCAGGGTGCCGGTAAGACGACACTCGCCGGAAAGCTGGGCAACTGGCTCAAGCAGCAGGGTCACACCCCGCTGCTCGTCGCCTGTGACCTGCAGCGTCCGGGCGCGGTCTCACAGCTGCAGATCGTCGGCGAGCGCGCCGGCGTACCGGTCTTCGCGCCGCATCCGGGCACGAGCGTCGGCGGCGAGGGTGTGCTCGGTGTGACCTCGGGCGATCCGGTCTCGGTCGCGCAGGCCGGTGTCGACGAGGCGCGGAGCAAGCACTACGACGTGGTGGTCATCGACACCGCCGGCCGGCTCGGCATCGACGCCGAACTGATGAAGCAGGCCTCCGACATCCGCGACGCCACCTCGCCCGACGAGGTGCTGTTCGTCGTCGACGCGATGATCGGTCAGGACGCCGTCACCACCGCCGAGGCCTTCCAGGAGGGTGTGGGCTTCACCGGCGTCGTGCTGACCAAGCTCGACGGCGATGCGCGCGGCGGTGCGGCGTTGTCGGTACGCGAGGTGACCGGCCAACCGATCATGTTCGCGTCCTCGGGCGAGAAGCTCGAGGACTTCGACGTCTTCCATCCCGACCGCATGGCCAGCCGCATCCTCGGCATGGGCGACGTGTTGTCGCTCATCGAGCAGGCCGAACAGCACTGGGATGCGCAGCAAGCCGAGGCCGCGGCCGCCAAGATCACCCAGGGCGAGCTGACCCTCGAGGACTTCCTCGAGCAGATGCTGATGATCCGCAAGATGGGCCCCATCGGCAACATCCTGGGGATGTTGCCCGGCGCCGGCCAGATGAAGGACGTGCTGTCGCAGGTCGACGACAAGCAGCTCGACCGCGTGCAGGCGATCATCCGCGGCATGACCCCCGCCGAGCGCGACAACCCGAAGATCATCAACGCCTCACGCCGGATCCGGATCGCCAACGGGTCGGGTGTGACCGTCAGCGAGGTCAACCAGCTCGTCGACCGGTTCTTCGAGGCCCGCAAGATGATGGCGCAGATGTCGGGTCGCATGGGCATGGGCGCGATGAACCGCAAGTCCAACCGCAAGGGCAAGAAGGGCAAGAAGGGCAAGAGCCGCGGCCCCACCCCGCCGAAGGCGGCGCGCGGCGGCTTCCCGGGTATGCCCGGAGGCATGCCGGCCGGGTTCCCGGACCTGTCGAACATGCCGGCCGGTCTCGATCAGCTGCCCCCGGGTCTCGAGGGCATCGACGTGTCGCAGTTCCAGCAGCCCAAGAAGAAGAAATGA
- the trmD gene encoding tRNA (guanosine(37)-N1)-methyltransferase TrmD, with protein MRLDVVSIFPEYLDPLRVALLGKAIDAGRITVAVHDLRNWTHDVHRSVDDSPYGGGPGMVMKPDVWGPCLDEVCPDDALLIVPTPAGVPFTQETARRWSTEPHLVFACGRYEGIDQRVFDDAARRVRVEEVSLGDFVLIGGEVAVMAMIEATVRLLDGVLGNPRSHQEDSFSDGLLEGPSYTRPVSWRGLDVPPVLLSGDHAKVARWRTEQALERTRARRPDLLPDPVDSSADHPGDTD; from the coding sequence ATGCGTCTCGACGTCGTGTCGATCTTCCCCGAGTACCTCGATCCGCTCCGAGTTGCTTTGCTGGGCAAGGCGATCGACGCCGGACGGATCACCGTGGCGGTCCACGACCTACGCAACTGGACGCACGACGTCCATCGCAGCGTGGACGACTCGCCGTACGGCGGCGGGCCCGGCATGGTGATGAAACCCGACGTCTGGGGGCCGTGCCTGGACGAGGTGTGCCCCGACGACGCGCTGCTGATCGTGCCGACCCCTGCCGGTGTGCCGTTCACCCAGGAGACCGCGCGTCGCTGGAGCACCGAGCCGCATCTGGTGTTCGCCTGCGGCCGGTATGAGGGTATCGACCAGCGTGTCTTCGACGACGCGGCCCGACGGGTGCGCGTCGAAGAGGTCTCCCTCGGCGACTTCGTCCTCATCGGGGGAGAGGTCGCGGTCATGGCCATGATCGAGGCGACCGTCCGGCTGCTCGACGGCGTACTCGGCAATCCCCGCTCGCATCAGGAGGATTCGTTCTCCGACGGGCTGCTCGAAGGTCCGAGTTACACGCGGCCGGTGTCCTGGCGCGGTCTGGACGTCCCGCCCGTACTCCTCAGCGGCGACCACGCGAAGGTGGCACGCTGGCGTACCGAACAGGCCCTCGAGCGGACGCGCGCGCGCCGGCCTGATCTCCTCCCGGACCCTGTGGACTCCTCCGCGGACCATCCGGGCGATACCGACTAG
- the rimM gene encoding ribosome maturation factor RimM (Essential for efficient processing of 16S rRNA) — MDLVVGRVVKSHGIRGEVVVDVRTDEPESRFAPNSVLRGRLPRGAGERDFTVTAARDHSGRLLVSLAGVADRDSADALRGTLFLIDSSQVEPSDDPDEFYDHELEGVPVQLTDGSAVGVVESVLHLPGGELLSVRTTDDREVLVPFVREIVPSVGRELIVIDPPEGLLDPDSLDEAP; from the coding sequence GTGGATCTCGTCGTCGGCCGTGTGGTCAAGTCACACGGAATCCGTGGTGAGGTCGTCGTGGACGTCCGCACCGACGAGCCCGAGAGCCGTTTCGCTCCGAACTCGGTGCTGCGTGGCCGTCTGCCGCGCGGTGCCGGGGAACGGGATTTCACCGTCACAGCCGCCCGGGATCATTCCGGGCGGCTGTTGGTGTCCCTGGCCGGCGTCGCGGACCGGGATTCCGCAGACGCCCTGCGCGGCACCCTGTTCCTCATCGACAGTTCGCAGGTGGAGCCCTCCGACGACCCGGACGAGTTCTACGACCACGAACTCGAGGGCGTGCCCGTTCAACTCACCGACGGCTCCGCGGTCGGCGTCGTCGAATCGGTCCTGCATCTGCCCGGCGGCGAGTTGCTGTCGGTACGCACCACCGACGACCGTGAGGTGCTGGTGCCGTTCGTGCGCGAGATCGTGCCGAGCGTCGGTCGCGAGCTGATCGTGATCGACCCCCCGGAGGGGCTGCTGGATCCGGATTCGCTCGACGAGGCGCCGTGA
- the rplS gene encoding 50S ribosomal protein L19 has translation MNTLDFLDKQSLRDDVPDFGPGDTLDVHVKVIEGSKERVQVFKGVVIRRQGGGVRETFTVRKVSFGVGVERTFPVHSPNIAKIDVLTRGDVRRAKLYYLRDLRGKAAKIKEKR, from the coding sequence ATGAACACGCTCGACTTCCTCGACAAGCAGTCCCTCCGCGACGACGTGCCGGACTTCGGCCCCGGTGACACCCTCGACGTCCACGTCAAGGTCATCGAGGGCAGCAAGGAGCGCGTGCAGGTGTTCAAGGGCGTCGTCATCCGTCGTCAGGGCGGCGGCGTGCGCGAGACCTTCACCGTCCGCAAGGTGTCCTTCGGCGTCGGCGTCGAGCGCACCTTCCCGGTGCACAGCCCGAACATCGCCAAGATCGACGTCCTCACCCGCGGTGACGTCCGTCGCGCCAAGCTCTACTACCTGCGCGATCTGCGCGGCAAGGCAGCCAAGATCAAGGAAAAGCGCTGA
- the rpsP gene encoding 30S ribosomal protein S16, with amino-acid sequence MAVKIKLTRLGKIRNPQYRIVVADARTRRNGRVIETIGKYHPKEEPSLIEVDSERAQYWLGVGAQPTEPVAAILKVTGDWQKFKGLPGAEGTLKTAEPKPSKLDLFNAALAAADNEPVAAATTPKKKAAKKDDEAAEAPAAEGDA; translated from the coding sequence ATGGCTGTCAAGATCAAGCTCACGCGGCTCGGCAAGATCCGCAACCCGCAGTACCGCATCGTCGTCGCCGACGCCCGCACCCGCCGCAACGGCCGGGTCATCGAGACCATCGGCAAGTACCACCCGAAGGAAGAGCCCTCGCTGATCGAGGTCGACTCCGAGCGCGCGCAGTACTGGCTGGGAGTCGGTGCGCAGCCGACCGAGCCCGTGGCCGCGATCCTCAAGGTGACCGGTGACTGGCAGAAGTTCAAGGGCCTGCCGGGCGCCGAGGGCACCCTGAAGACCGCCGAGCCCAAGCCGTCGAAGCTCGACCTGTTCAATGCCGCGCTCGCCGCCGCCGACAACGAGCCGGTCGCCGCCGCGACCACCCCCAAGAAGAAGGCCGCGAAGAAGGACGACGAGGCCGCTGAAGCTCCCGCCGCCGAGGGCGACGCGTGA
- the lepB gene encoding signal peptidase I encodes MADTQRPHDAPDDDRADDAKRPWRLKTDPAEPDADERGKRKSGSGSLLREVVIIVGCVLLLTWVLQTFIGRQYVIPSESMESTLIGCDGCTNDRIVIDKLTYRFGDPQPGDVVVFKGPSESWNGAWVSPRSTNPVMHKAQDALSWFGFAPPDENNLVKRVIATGGQTVECRNDEGVGVKVNGRPLREPYIDMKLQEETVASFGPGVAGPGDQVPPCLGPDFGPITVPEGNVWVMGDNRLNSQDSRYHVEDQYQGTVPVSDIRGKVRFIIYPFSRIGGVGSFNPQQG; translated from the coding sequence GTGGCCGACACACAGCGACCCCACGATGCCCCCGACGACGACCGCGCCGACGACGCCAAGCGTCCGTGGAGGTTGAAGACCGACCCGGCCGAACCCGATGCCGACGAGCGCGGCAAGCGCAAGTCCGGCTCGGGTTCGCTCCTGCGCGAAGTCGTCATCATCGTGGGGTGCGTCCTTCTCCTCACCTGGGTGCTGCAGACCTTCATCGGTCGGCAGTACGTCATCCCGTCGGAGTCGATGGAGTCGACTCTCATCGGTTGCGACGGCTGCACCAACGACCGCATCGTGATCGACAAGCTCACGTACCGGTTCGGTGATCCGCAACCCGGCGACGTCGTCGTCTTCAAGGGCCCGTCGGAGTCGTGGAACGGCGCCTGGGTGTCGCCCCGATCGACGAACCCGGTGATGCACAAGGCGCAGGATGCGCTGTCGTGGTTCGGGTTCGCGCCGCCGGACGAGAATAACCTCGTCAAGCGGGTCATCGCGACCGGCGGTCAGACGGTGGAATGTCGCAACGACGAGGGCGTCGGTGTGAAGGTCAACGGTCGCCCGTTGCGCGAGCCCTACATCGACATGAAGCTCCAGGAGGAGACGGTCGCGTCGTTCGGGCCCGGTGTCGCCGGACCGGGCGACCAGGTGCCTCCGTGTCTCGGGCCGGACTTCGGTCCGATCACCGTGCCCGAGGGCAACGTGTGGGTCATGGGTGATAACCGCCTGAACTCGCAGGACTCGCGTTACCACGTCGAGGACCAGTACCAGGGCACCGTCCCGGTGAGCGACATCCGCGGCAAGGTCCGGTTCATCATCTACCCCTTCTCGCGGATCGGTGGTGTCGGTTCGTTCAATCCGCAGCAGGGGTGA
- a CDS encoding ammonium transporter, whose product MELAQLPNESFGPIDTGNTAFMLVSAAMVLLMTPGLAFFYGGLARGKSVLNMMMMSFGALASISVVYVLWGFSMSFSDGITGSSDIGGIFANPFALFGSDQLMSTIGEGDTEQYVTGGLSIPAIVFMGFQLTFAVITVALISGALAERVKFSTWMVFTVLWATIVYFPLSHMVWGGLVGGGGLLGGGEDGLAAKMFGTDEEGAANVAPIDFAGGTVVHINAGIAALVLVLIIGKRVGFGRTAYRPHNIPFVMLGAALLWFGWFGFNVGSELGADLLAGQVWVNTTAATAAAILGWLAVEIIRDKHATSVGAASGVVAGLVAITPACGSLTPVGSLILGVIAGALAAVAIGLKNKFGYDDSLDVVGVHLVAGLWGTVAIGLIGEDVGLFWGGDYKQLVVQVVIALFALVFTGVLTAIIALVLKPLGWRVSDEDEKSGIDEAEHAETAYELA is encoded by the coding sequence GTGGAGTTGGCTCAGTTGCCAAACGAATCGTTTGGCCCGATAGACACGGGCAACACGGCATTCATGCTCGTGTCAGCCGCCATGGTGTTGCTGATGACCCCGGGCCTCGCGTTCTTCTACGGGGGGTTGGCGCGAGGCAAGTCCGTCCTGAACATGATGATGATGTCCTTCGGCGCGCTGGCGTCGATCAGCGTCGTGTACGTGCTGTGGGGCTTCTCGATGTCGTTCAGCGACGGGATCACCGGCAGCAGCGACATCGGCGGGATCTTCGCGAACCCGTTCGCGCTGTTCGGCTCCGACCAGCTGATGAGCACCATCGGCGAGGGCGACACCGAGCAGTACGTCACCGGCGGTCTGTCGATCCCGGCGATCGTCTTCATGGGATTCCAGCTGACCTTCGCGGTCATCACCGTCGCCCTCATCAGCGGTGCGCTCGCCGAACGCGTCAAGTTCTCCACCTGGATGGTCTTCACCGTCCTGTGGGCGACGATCGTGTACTTCCCGCTGTCCCACATGGTCTGGGGCGGGCTCGTCGGTGGCGGCGGCCTCCTCGGCGGCGGTGAGGACGGTCTGGCGGCCAAGATGTTCGGGACCGACGAGGAAGGTGCGGCCAACGTCGCGCCGATCGACTTCGCCGGTGGCACGGTCGTGCACATCAACGCCGGTATCGCGGCGCTGGTCCTGGTTCTCATCATCGGCAAGCGCGTCGGCTTCGGCCGCACCGCCTACCGTCCGCACAACATCCCGTTCGTGATGCTGGGCGCAGCACTTCTCTGGTTCGGCTGGTTCGGGTTCAACGTCGGCTCCGAGCTGGGCGCCGATCTGCTCGCCGGTCAGGTGTGGGTCAACACCACCGCTGCCACCGCCGCGGCGATCCTCGGCTGGCTCGCGGTGGAGATCATCCGTGACAAGCACGCCACCAGCGTCGGCGCCGCCTCGGGTGTGGTCGCCGGTCTGGTCGCCATCACCCCCGCGTGTGGTTCGCTGACCCCGGTCGGCTCGCTCATCCTCGGTGTCATCGCGGGTGCTCTCGCCGCCGTCGCGATCGGCCTGAAGAACAAGTTCGGCTACGACGACTCGCTCGACGTCGTCGGTGTCCACCTCGTCGCCGGCCTCTGGGGCACGGTGGCCATCGGCCTGATCGGCGAGGACGTGGGCCTCTTCTGGGGCGGAGATTACAAGCAGCTGGTGGTCCAGGTCGTGATCGCCTTGTTCGCCCTCGTGTTCACCGGTGTTCTCACCGCGATCATCGCCCTGGTGCTCAAGCCGCTGGGTTGGCGCGTCAGCGACGAGGACGAGAAGAGCGGCATCGACGAGGCGGAACACGCCGAGACGGCCTATGAGCTGGCATGA
- a CDS encoding RNA-binding protein, with amino-acid sequence MSAVVADAVEHLVRGIVSNPDDVRVDLVTGRRGRLVEVHVNPDDLGKVIGRNGRTATALRTLVSGIGGRGMRVDIVDTDR; translated from the coding sequence GTGAGCGCAGTCGTCGCCGACGCGGTCGAGCACCTGGTCCGCGGAATCGTCTCCAACCCCGATGACGTCCGGGTCGACCTCGTCACCGGCCGTCGCGGCCGGCTCGTCGAGGTCCACGTGAACCCCGACGACCTCGGCAAGGTGATCGGTCGCAACGGTCGTACCGCCACCGCGCTGCGTACCCTGGTCTCCGGGATCGGCGGCCGCGGGATGCGCGTCGACATCGTCGACACCGACCGCTGA